A segment of the Promicromonospora sukumoe genome:
AACGGGACGAGCGTCGCGAGTGCCTGGACCGCCCGCATGCCCGGGAAGCGGGACCGGACGATGGACCGGACCTCCCAGTACGACGTCAGGCCGAGCGCCACGAGCCCGACCGCCAGGGCCAGCGCGAGCGACGGCACCGAGAACCGGTCGAGCGGCAGCACGTAGTACAGCGCCACCAGCAGGCCCGACGTCGCGAACGCCCGCAGCAGGCCGAGGGTGATCAGGGTCCGGCGGCGCCGCTTGGGCAGGGACCGCACGTCGTGGTTCGCGGCGACGTCGCCCGGCTGGGGTTCGCGTTCGTCCACGTGGGCCACCTCCTGCACCGGGCATCCACCCTGAGCATCCAGAGTGACCCCGGACGCACGCGGCGGCCACCGCGACCCCTTCCGGGATCACGGCGGCCGCCGTCGTCCAGCCGGAGGCACCCGGCCAGAAGGGCCTCAGCCCTTCACGCAGAGCACCGTCCGCAGCCGCGCCACGACCTCGACGAGGTCGGACTGCGCGGCGATCACGGCGTCGAGGTCCTTGTAGGCGCCGGGGATCTCGTCGAGCACCCCCTGGTCCTTGCGGCACTCGACGCCCGCGGTCTGGGCCGCGAGGTCCTCGAGCGTGAACTCCTTCTTGGCCTTGGTCCGCGACATCCGTCGGCCCGCGCCGTGCGACGCCGACCAGTACGACTGCGGGTTGCCCAGGCCGCGCACCACGTAGGAGCCCGTGCCCATCGACCCGGGGATGAGGCCCAGGTCGCCCTGGCCCGCCCGGATCGCGCCCTTGCGGGTGACGATCAGCTCCGCGCCGTCGACCTGCTCGCGCGCCACGTAGTTGTGGTGCACGTTCACGCCCTCGTCGAAGGTGAGCTCGCGGCCGCCGTCGGGCAGCTCCGCGAACTCCTCCCGGACCGCCTGGACGGCGAGCGCCATCATGACGGCCCGCGAGCGGGCCGCGTACTCCTGGGCCCACCAGAGGTCGTTGAGGTATGCGTCCATCTGGGGCGTGCCGGCGAGGAACACGGCGAGCTCGCGGTCCACGAGGCCCTTGTTGTGCTCCAGGTCCTTGGCGATGCGGACGTGGTGCTCGGCGAGTTCCTTGCCGATGTTCCGGGAGCCGGAGTGGAGCTGGAGCCAGACCTGGTCGTCCTGGTCCAGGCAGACCTCGACGAAGTGGTTGCCGCCGCCGAGCGAGCCGAGCTGCTTGCGCGCCCGGGTCTCGAGCTGCCGCACCTTGGGGTTCAGCGTCTCGAACCTGTCCCAGAACATCTGCTCGCCGCGCAGCCGCTCCTGGCCGCCGGACCCCTTGACGGGCCGCAGCTTGCGCAGGTCGACCTGCTCGTCGTGCGAGTGGAACCCGACCGGGATGGCGGCCTCGATCCGCTTGCGCAGGCGGGAGAGGTCGTCGGGCAGGTCGCTCGCGGTGAGCGAGGTGCGGACGCCGATCATGCCGCAGCCGATGTCGACGCCGACGGCGTTGGGCGACACGGCGTCGCGCATGGCGATGACGGAGCCGACGGTCGCGCCCTTGCCGAGGTGGACGTCGGGCATCACGCGGACGCCTTCGACCCACGGCAGGGCGGAGATGTTGCGGAGCTGGTTCAGCGCCGCGTGGTCGACGTCGTGCTCGTGCGCCCACATGAGGGTCTGGGCCCGGGCGCCGGAAAGGGCGACCGGGAAGGTCGAGGACATGGGAGTGCTCCAGTTCAGTTGCTTGATTGGCTCGCAGAACCTACGGGGCGACGTCGGACGGGCGCCAGGACATTTCGCGGTACGTCAGGCGCCGGGCAGCTCCGGACGGGTCGACGACGGCCGTTGGTCGGGCAGCCGCAGCATGCGGAACGAGGTGCCGAAGCCGGCGAGGCTCGCGAGCAGCGGGACCAGCAGGGCGACCTGCAGGGAGCGGTTGCGGGCCTGCTCGTTGATGGCGAGCACCTCGGCCTCGACCGCCGGGGGCTGACCGGTGATCTGCTCGGCGAGCTGGGTGGTGCTCATCACCTCGGCGTCGGTCTCCAGCGCGGTGGCGATCTGCTGCTGCTCGGCCGCGGGGATGACGGGGTTGTCCCGGGTGAGCTGGTTGAAGCCCAGCGCGAGGGTGGCCAGCAGGATGCCGCCCGCCATGGCGAGCCCGAAGGAGAGGCCGAACGACCCGGCAGCGGAGTTGACGCCGGCGGCCTCGCTGACCCGTTCCTCCTCGATCGGGGCGAGCGTGTAGTTGTTGAGCTGGGAGACGAGCAGGCCCAGCCCGCAGCCCGTCACGGCAAGCGGCAGCGCGAGGTACCAGCCGCTGTCGACCCGCCAGACGAACGGGATGATGACGGCGATCCCGACCGCGGAGAGCAGGAACCCGGTGCGGATGACCGACGCCGGGCGCCGCTTACCGCTCCGCCGTCCGGCCACCAGGGCCGCGGCGAACATGGTCAACGAGAGCGGGCTCAGGGCGAGGCCGGCCTCCAGGGCGTCGTACTCCAGCGTCATCTGCAGGAACAGCGGCAGGGCGATCATGGCCCCGCCGAGCGTGATCTGCTGGAGCATCTGGCCGGTGACCCCGGTGGTGAAGGTGGGGTGCCGGAACAGGCCGGGGTCGAGCAGGGGAACCTTGTGCCGGCGCTCGCGGCGCACGAGCCAGCGGGCGAGCAGCGCCAGCGCGACGACGCCGATCGCGATGAGCAGGCCGACGAGCTCGCCGCCCTCCTGCCACACCAGGATGCCGAGCACGACGCCGCCCATGCCGATCACCGACAGGACGGCGCCGACGACGTCGACCTGGCGGGAGCCGGTGTACGGGACGTCGCGCACCAGCCGGATCTGGGCCAGGACGACCACGATGATGACCGCCTCCAGCCCGAACCCGACCCTCCACGACAGGTAGGTGGTGACGAACCCGCCCAGCAGCGGGCCGACGGCGGCCGCGATGGCGGCAGCGGCGCCGACCATCGCGTACGCCTGCTTCTGGGCCGGGCCCTCGAAGTTGCCGTGGATCAGCGACTGCATCGCGGGCAGCAGCAGGGAGGCCCCGAGGCCGCCGACGATCGCCCAGAACACGACGATCGCCGTCAGGCTCTGCGCGAGCGTCATCGCGAGGGCCCCGGTCGCGTACGCGAGCAGCCCCAGCACGTAGGCGCGCTTGCGTCCGATGAGGTCGCCGACCTTGCTGTTGATCAGGATGAACGCCGCCGAGACCAGGGCCTCCAGCGCGATGGCGGACTGCACTCCCCCGGCCGTCGTGTCCAGGTCCCGGACGACGGCGGAGATCGACACGTTCATCAGCGAGGTGTCGACCACGAGCACGAACATCGCCGCGGCCAGCAGGAGCATCAGCCGCCGGCTGTGCGCATCCTTGGGGGCTGTGGTGCCCTCGACCGGTTCGGGTCCCATGTCGCCGTCCTTGGCTCACGGGGCGGGTCGGCAGCCCCCGGCGGTGCCCCCCGTCGCTCACTTTCGAGCGTACCGACGCCGACGCCGTCGTGCCGCGCGGCCCTCACCTGCACGGACCGTCCGAGGCAGTAAGATCCTTGCGCGGCTTGGTGCCGCACGCCCCGTTAGCTCAGCTGGTCAGAGCAGGAGACTCATAATCTCTCGGTCCTCGGTTCAAGTCCGAGACGGGGCACCGGAGGCCCGGAATCTCGGGGATTCCGGGCCTCCGTGATTTCGTTGTCAGGTTCGAACCCAGCGGAAACCCAGCACTATCAGGCGCCGAACTGCTCCAGGATCTCCCGGTGGTCAGGGCCTACAGCCACGCGCTCCACGTAGTGCCTGGCAGTGATCGCTGAACTGGAGTGCCCCAGTTGCGCAGCCGCCGCCTCGATGTCCGCTCCACGATCGACGGCGGTCGCTACGCTCTTGCGGAACGTCCTCGGCGTGATCCATGCCCACTCGGCATGCCTCTCGCGGAACTTGCGCCACTGCTTGTCGATAGT
Coding sequences within it:
- a CDS encoding potassium channel family protein, with protein sequence MDEREPQPGDVAANHDVRSLPKRRRRTLITLGLLRAFATSGLLVALYYVLPLDRFSVPSLALALAVGLVALGLTSYWEVRSIVRSRFPGMRAVQALATLVPFFLLLFASTYFTLGTRDPAVFSETLSRSDALYFTVSTFATVGFGDIVAQTDAVRLLVSGQILLDLVILGLGIRVLLGAVQRGRSGGTERAE
- a CDS encoding MFS transporter — protein: MGPEPVEGTTAPKDAHSRRLMLLLAAAMFVLVVDTSLMNVSISAVVRDLDTTAGGVQSAIALEALVSAAFILINSKVGDLIGRKRAYVLGLLAYATGALAMTLAQSLTAIVVFWAIVGGLGASLLLPAMQSLIHGNFEGPAQKQAYAMVGAAAAIAAAVGPLLGGFVTTYLSWRVGFGLEAVIIVVVLAQIRLVRDVPYTGSRQVDVVGAVLSVIGMGGVVLGILVWQEGGELVGLLIAIGVVALALLARWLVRRERRHKVPLLDPGLFRHPTFTTGVTGQMLQQITLGGAMIALPLFLQMTLEYDALEAGLALSPLSLTMFAAALVAGRRSGKRRPASVIRTGFLLSAVGIAVIIPFVWRVDSGWYLALPLAVTGCGLGLLVSQLNNYTLAPIEEERVSEAAGVNSAAGSFGLSFGLAMAGGILLATLALGFNQLTRDNPVIPAAEQQQIATALETDAEVMSTTQLAEQITGQPPAVEAEVLAINEQARNRSLQVALLVPLLASLAGFGTSFRMLRLPDQRPSSTRPELPGA
- a CDS encoding RtcB family protein, translated to MSSTFPVALSGARAQTLMWAHEHDVDHAALNQLRNISALPWVEGVRVMPDVHLGKGATVGSVIAMRDAVSPNAVGVDIGCGMIGVRTSLTASDLPDDLSRLRKRIEAAIPVGFHSHDEQVDLRKLRPVKGSGGQERLRGEQMFWDRFETLNPKVRQLETRARKQLGSLGGGNHFVEVCLDQDDQVWLQLHSGSRNIGKELAEHHVRIAKDLEHNKGLVDRELAVFLAGTPQMDAYLNDLWWAQEYAARSRAVMMALAVQAVREEFAELPDGGRELTFDEGVNVHHNYVAREQVDGAELIVTRKGAIRAGQGDLGLIPGSMGTGSYVVRGLGNPQSYWSASHGAGRRMSRTKAKKEFTLEDLAAQTAGVECRKDQGVLDEIPGAYKDLDAVIAAQSDLVEVVARLRTVLCVKG